One genomic window of Phormidium ambiguum IAM M-71 includes the following:
- the hpsN gene encoding hormogonium polysaccharide biosynthesis glycosyltransferase HpsN — MNLPTISVVIPTYEREEALRGTIADVLKQDYPNFEVIVVDQTKTHQPETQTYLEELAAAGKIRWHRLDWASLPGARNYAVRRATGDIIYFIDDDVEMPVDCLKNHAQNYVENPEIGAVAGRVFDRMKLADAQREKPGDNYTIEYLPPQAMDPGIAWYYIDLVHTTKPQQVITARGCNMSFRREIFTKHGLYFDERFRGSAVREESDFCLRLRKTGYKIWYDPEAFLVHLGEETGGCHDISTRSLKYQMTFYHNHFLMGMKNLTIDQQLRLFYRLFDCHVLGRPPCHKSGSVLKIISRAGFYSLGFFKALGTVLSSLWNDGQIYSRQDRVTSS, encoded by the coding sequence ATGAATTTACCGACAATTTCCGTAGTTATTCCTACTTATGAACGTGAAGAAGCTTTGCGAGGAACGATCGCAGATGTTTTAAAACAAGATTACCCGAATTTTGAAGTTATTGTAGTCGATCAAACTAAAACCCATCAACCAGAAACTCAAACTTATTTAGAAGAGTTAGCTGCTGCCGGAAAAATTCGTTGGCATCGTTTAGATTGGGCGAGTTTACCAGGGGCAAGAAATTACGCAGTTCGCAGGGCAACCGGGGATATTATTTACTTTATTGATGATGATGTAGAAATGCCCGTTGATTGTTTAAAAAACCATGCTCAAAATTATGTAGAAAACCCGGAAATTGGCGCAGTAGCGGGCAGAGTTTTCGATCGCATGAAATTGGCAGATGCCCAAAGGGAAAAACCCGGAGATAATTACACAATTGAGTATTTACCTCCGCAAGCAATGGACCCTGGAATCGCTTGGTATTACATTGATTTAGTGCATACAACAAAACCCCAACAAGTGATTACCGCAAGAGGTTGTAATATGTCTTTTCGGCGGGAAATTTTCACCAAACATGGGTTGTATTTTGATGAAAGATTTCGCGGTAGTGCGGTGCGAGAAGAATCTGACTTTTGTTTAAGATTGCGAAAAACAGGTTATAAGATTTGGTACGATCCAGAGGCTTTTTTGGTACATTTGGGTGAAGAAACTGGTGGTTGTCATGATATCAGTACGCGATCGCTAAAATACCAGATGACTTTTTATCACAATCATTTCTTAATGGGAATGAAAAATCTCACAATTGACCAACAATTGAGATTATTTTATCGTTTATTTGACTGTCACGTACTAGGTCGTCCTCCCTGTCACAAAAGCGGTTCAGTGTTAAAAATTATTAGTCGTGCCGGATTTTATAGTTTGGGCTTTTTCAAAGCTTTAGGTACAGTACTTTCCTCTCTATGGAACGACGGTCAAATCTATAGTCGCCAGGATAGAGTTACCAGCAGTTAG
- a CDS encoding glycosyltransferase family 39 protein codes for METEIKTTQMFYGLPNIIKLLIVLSLVLGLFFRFYALDKKVYSNDETFSTLLIFNHDLSEILKQSFDGPVIGIEDLQKYQQINTQKTLYESLKQMLSKPYVFPPAYPMLTRLWTELWTQFFNNPMAIQRSFSALISTFALFFIYWLCQELFQNNMVAWITVSLVAVSPFHIQYAQVVRPYSLLTAVTLLSSTCLLKAIRLNSKLSWMIYMLTVFLGLYSNLLFGFVIIAHSAYVLIIKNFNLKDPIIIYYLITLFGGVLSFIPWFLMFILAPSNLFAYSVEQVVHSLPLPSLIVIWIRNIVGIFFDVYDPWIEFTKAFKILGILSPLIFLIVSFSIYLIFRKTTKEVWLFIFTLVGFTGVIFIITDLMFGGSVSTRIRYLTPSVLGIEIAVAYLIYSQLIANSYLQRKLGKVLFLVLMLSGIISCGVISQAESWSAFGSPSYPIIARTINQSTRPLVIADNLGRALTLSYLLDSKVSFQLLRQPKTVKIDDNYSDVFLLETSENLNRRFEKEENYQRKVISKFSRNSPKISNVWRLEKDQKLLELKI; via the coding sequence ATGGAAACCGAAATCAAAACAACACAAATGTTTTATGGGTTGCCCAATATCATAAAGTTATTAATTGTTTTATCTTTAGTATTGGGATTGTTTTTTCGATTTTATGCCTTAGATAAAAAAGTGTATTCCAATGATGAAACTTTTAGTACATTACTAATTTTTAACCATGATCTAAGTGAAATACTTAAGCAAAGTTTCGACGGCCCGGTTATTGGCATAGAAGATTTGCAAAAATATCAACAAATAAATACTCAAAAAACTCTCTATGAATCGCTAAAACAAATGTTAAGCAAACCTTATGTGTTTCCACCTGCGTATCCTATGTTAACGCGGCTGTGGACGGAGTTGTGGACGCAGTTTTTTAATAACCCAATGGCAATTCAAAGGAGTTTTTCTGCACTAATTAGTACGTTTGCCTTATTTTTTATTTATTGGCTATGCCAAGAATTATTCCAAAATAATATGGTGGCATGGATTACAGTTTCCCTAGTAGCTGTTTCCCCGTTCCACATCCAATATGCTCAGGTGGTAAGACCATATAGTTTATTGACAGCTGTAACTTTGCTCTCAAGCACTTGTCTTTTAAAAGCAATACGGCTGAACTCAAAATTGAGTTGGATGATATATATGCTTACTGTATTTCTTGGTCTTTATTCTAATTTACTTTTTGGCTTTGTGATAATTGCACACAGCGCCTATGTATTAATTATTAAAAATTTTAACTTAAAAGATCCAATAATAATATACTACTTAATAACTTTATTTGGGGGAGTTTTGTCTTTTATTCCTTGGTTTTTGATGTTTATTTTGGCTCCGTCCAATTTATTTGCATATTCAGTGGAACAGGTGGTACACAGCTTGCCTCTACCATCTCTGATCGTAATTTGGATAAGAAATATAGTAGGTATATTTTTTGATGTCTACGATCCCTGGATAGAGTTTACTAAAGCTTTTAAAATTTTAGGAATTTTATCTCCTCTAATCTTTTTAATAGTGAGCTTTTCAATTTACTTAATTTTTCGCAAAACCACCAAAGAGGTTTGGTTATTCATTTTTACTTTAGTCGGGTTTACCGGAGTAATTTTTATTATTACAGATTTAATGTTTGGAGGCTCTGTATCAACAAGAATTCGATATTTAACCCCTTCCGTTTTAGGTATAGAGATTGCAGTTGCTTACTTAATTTATAGTCAGTTAATAGCAAATTCATATTTACAAAGAAAACTTGGTAAAGTACTTTTTTTAGTATTGATGTTAAGCGGCATCATATCTTGTGGAGTTATTTCGCAAGCAGAATCATGGTCGGCTTTTGGTAGTCCAAGCTATCCTATAATAGCTCGTACAATCAACCAATCAACTCGTCCTTTAGTGATTGCTGATAATTTAGGCCGAGCATTAACGCTGAGCTATTTACTCGATTCAAAAGTAAGTTTTCAGCTACTTCGTCAACCAAAGACAGTAAAAATAGATGATAATTATAGCGATGTGTTTTTATTAGAAACTTCGGAAAATTTAAATCGAAGATTTGAGAAAGAAGAAAACTACCAAAGAAAAGTTATTTCCAAATTTTCAAGGAACTCGCCGAAAATCAGTAATGTTTGGCGATTGGAAAAAGACCAAAAACTACTAGAACTAAAAATCTAA
- the hpsO gene encoding hormogonium polysaccharide biosynthesis glycosyltransferase HpsO: MRILVASHTYIVDLNREKLRELSRLESGIEVTVVTPRIWQPGGVQNKVIETQPLEEGSFRVVPISNFSKNNQGLLTFGADLISLLRQFKPNIIQVEQGSKALAYAEFITLNKLLGLKAKNVFFTWWNLPYNLKFPISLLESYNLSNTDGIVVGNKDGVEILRERGYKGPMVIMPQLGVDESLFKPQTQPELASQLGIQQSDFVVGFVGRFVEEKGLLTLVEALAGLSEKPWKLLLLGRGPLQSSLLELAAEKGIKERLILVESVPHDRVYQYINLMHALVLPSQTTYQFKTLTAAGWKEQFGHVLIEAMACKVTVIGSDSGEIPNVIDNAGLVFPEGNVAELRKCLMQLMENPELSDKLANLGYERAMKQYTNKALAKQLLDFYKQITDKN; encoded by the coding sequence ATGAGAATTCTAGTTGCTAGTCATACTTATATTGTTGACCTGAACCGCGAGAAATTAAGAGAATTATCTCGCCTAGAATCAGGAATTGAAGTAACAGTAGTTACACCGCGAATTTGGCAACCTGGAGGGGTGCAAAATAAAGTAATTGAAACTCAACCTTTAGAAGAAGGTTCTTTTCGAGTAGTGCCAATTTCTAACTTTAGCAAAAATAACCAAGGTTTATTAACTTTTGGAGCAGATTTGATTTCTTTACTGCGTCAATTTAAACCAAATATTATTCAAGTTGAACAAGGTTCTAAAGCGTTAGCTTATGCCGAATTTATTACTTTAAATAAACTGCTGGGATTAAAAGCAAAAAATGTCTTTTTTACTTGGTGGAATTTGCCTTATAACTTAAAATTTCCTATTTCATTACTTGAATCCTATAATCTTAGTAATACTGATGGAATTGTTGTTGGAAATAAAGACGGGGTAGAAATTTTACGAGAAAGAGGCTACAAAGGGCCGATGGTAATTATGCCCCAACTCGGTGTTGATGAAAGTTTATTTAAACCGCAAACTCAACCGGAATTAGCTAGTCAATTAGGCATTCAACAAAGTGATTTTGTCGTAGGTTTTGTCGGTAGATTTGTTGAAGAAAAAGGGTTACTTACTTTAGTAGAAGCTTTAGCGGGTTTATCAGAAAAGCCTTGGAAGTTGTTATTACTAGGACGTGGCCCTTTACAGTCAAGTTTGTTGGAACTAGCCGCAGAAAAAGGAATTAAAGAAAGGTTGATTTTGGTGGAAAGTGTGCCGCACGATCGCGTTTATCAATACATCAATTTAATGCACGCTTTAGTATTGCCTTCCCAAACAACTTATCAATTTAAAACTTTAACGGCGGCTGGTTGGAAAGAACAATTTGGTCATGTTTTAATTGAAGCAATGGCTTGTAAAGTTACGGTGATTGGTTCGGATTCGGGAGAAATTCCTAATGTTATTGATAACGCAGGTTTAGTATTTCCCGAAGGTAATGTTGCCGAGTTACGTAAATGTTTAATGCAACTAATGGAAAATCCAGAATTAAGCGATAAATTGGCTAATTTGGGTTATGAAAGGGCTATGAAACAATACACAAATAAAGCTTTAGCCAAGCAATTATTAGATTTTTATAAGCAAATAACTGACAAAAATTAA
- the hpsP gene encoding hormogonium polysaccharide biosynthesis glycosyltransferase HpsP has translation MRILQIIPSVSLVYGGPSQMVLGLSSALAKAGIEVTILTTNSNGDAGQPPLDVPLNCPVEQDGYQIRYFRCSPFRRYKFSLDLLQWLNSNAKNYDLAHIHALFSPVCSLAATVARMQKLPYILRPLGTLDPADLRKKKLLKQLYAALLEKPNIAGSSAIHFTSLEEAKVSERFGVKTKDLVLPLGVNLPKQEKEGTEFANLPSPVILFMSRVDPKKGLDLLIPALQNLANSGINFHFVLAGSNPQDPEYEEKIRSQISTTLPGNVTITGFVTGDRKLALLQKADLFVLPSYYENFGIAVAEAMAAGTPVCITRGVYIWEDILAAEAGWVCDRTVESLTETLRLALQDSIEMKRRGLNAKQLTIKNYSWQAIADQTIQAYQQIISSSSN, from the coding sequence ATGCGAATTCTGCAAATTATTCCTTCTGTTTCCCTAGTTTATGGTGGCCCTAGTCAAATGGTTTTGGGCTTATCTTCTGCTTTAGCTAAAGCAGGAATTGAAGTAACAATTCTTACTACTAATAGTAACGGAGATGCTGGACAACCGCCTTTAGATGTTCCTTTAAATTGTCCGGTAGAACAAGATGGTTATCAGATTCGTTACTTTCGTTGTTCCCCTTTTCGCAGATATAAATTTTCTTTGGATTTGCTGCAATGGTTAAATAGTAATGCTAAAAATTATGATTTGGCGCATATTCATGCTTTATTTTCTCCTGTATGTTCCTTAGCAGCAACCGTTGCCAGAATGCAAAAATTACCTTACATTTTGCGCCCTTTGGGAACTCTCGATCCTGCTGATTTACGTAAGAAAAAGTTACTCAAACAACTTTACGCCGCATTGTTAGAAAAACCGAATATAGCTGGATCATCTGCGATTCATTTTACTAGTTTGGAAGAAGCTAAAGTTTCGGAAAGATTTGGGGTCAAAACTAAGGATTTAGTGCTTCCTTTAGGGGTGAATTTACCAAAGCAGGAAAAAGAAGGAACAGAATTTGCTAATTTGCCATCTCCGGTAATTTTATTTATGTCTAGAGTCGATCCGAAAAAAGGGTTAGATTTACTAATTCCGGCTTTACAAAATTTGGCAAACTCAGGGATAAATTTTCATTTTGTGTTAGCAGGATCGAATCCGCAAGATCCAGAGTATGAAGAAAAAATTCGATCGCAAATCTCCACCACACTACCAGGCAACGTCACAATAACAGGTTTTGTTACTGGCGATCGCAAACTCGCATTACTCCAAAAAGCCGACTTATTCGTATTGCCGTCTTATTATGAAAACTTTGGTATTGCTGTAGCTGAAGCAATGGCAGCGGGAACACCAGTTTGTATAACTCGTGGAGTTTATATTTGGGAAGATATTCTCGCTGCGGAAGCTGGCTGGGTATGCGATCGAACAGTAGAATCTCTAACAGAAACATTGCGATTAGCACTTCAGGATTCAATCGAAATGAAACGCCGAGGATTAAATGCAAAACAGTTAACAATTAAAAATTATAGTTGGCAAGCAATAGCCGATCAAACAATCCAAGCTTATCAACAAATAATCTCTTCCTCATCCAATTAA
- a CDS encoding MFS transporter — MKSFLPTKLRDWFPQLNPQIWILATGRFLSEVGTGFTLFYAPIFFAKGVGLSATEVGLGLGSASISGVFGRIIGGSLSDSQFWGRRRTLLLSAAISTISSFALAATNNFSTFVLANLLGGFGIGLYWPATEAAVADLTEGQVRQEAYAVVRLADNLGLGLGIILGGILISFTSNYRPLFIIDGISFIVFFAVVYLVIKETYTGNDEILTTTRKSWLFLPHSWQTALSDRLLIVFVAVNILFTTYISQLHSTIGLYFGARFSSQVISLLFSWHMVFAIFTMIPVSRFLKRFNHPHALMISGLFWSIGFSFVWLIGGVPELQLIWAVLAMGIFAIATVSYTPSAAAFVADIAPASLRGVYLSINSLCWAIGYAIGPPLGGWAMDQNAVFANSFWLILALSVTILVAILQYLNYIFKR; from the coding sequence ATGAAATCTTTTTTACCGACTAAATTACGTGATTGGTTTCCCCAACTAAATCCCCAAATTTGGATTTTGGCAACAGGTAGATTTTTATCTGAAGTTGGCACTGGTTTTACACTTTTTTATGCACCAATTTTTTTTGCTAAAGGTGTTGGTTTATCAGCTACCGAAGTCGGGTTGGGTTTAGGAAGTGCTTCTATTTCCGGCGTTTTCGGGCGAATTATTGGTGGTTCATTGAGTGATTCTCAATTTTGGGGTCGTCGTCGGACTTTGTTACTTTCAGCCGCAATTTCGACCATATCTTCTTTTGCTTTGGCAGCAACAAATAACTTTTCTACCTTTGTTTTAGCGAATTTATTAGGAGGATTTGGGATTGGTTTATATTGGCCTGCAACAGAAGCCGCAGTAGCAGATTTAACCGAAGGTCAAGTACGGCAAGAAGCTTATGCTGTGGTGAGGTTAGCCGATAACCTTGGTTTAGGGTTGGGAATTATTTTAGGAGGTATTTTAATTAGCTTTACTAGTAATTATCGACCGCTTTTTATTATTGATGGCATTTCTTTTATTGTTTTCTTTGCTGTAGTTTATTTAGTAATCAAAGAAACTTACACAGGTAATGACGAAATTTTGACAACCACAAGGAAAAGTTGGCTATTTTTACCACATTCTTGGCAAACTGCTTTAAGCGATCGCTTACTTATAGTTTTTGTTGCTGTCAATATCCTGTTTACTACATACATTTCTCAATTACATAGCACTATTGGTTTGTATTTTGGCGCGAGATTTTCTTCTCAAGTTATTAGTTTGCTTTTCAGTTGGCACATGGTATTTGCGATTTTTACCATGATTCCTGTATCTCGCTTTCTCAAACGCTTTAATCATCCCCATGCTTTAATGATTTCTGGTTTGTTTTGGAGTATTGGTTTTAGTTTTGTTTGGTTGATTGGTGGAGTTCCAGAATTACAATTAATTTGGGCAGTGTTAGCAATGGGAATATTTGCGATCGCTACTGTTTCTTATACTCCTTCGGCAGCCGCTTTTGTGGCAGATATTGCCCCTGCTTCTTTACGGGGGGTTTACCTTTCTATTAATTCTCTTTGTTGGGCTATTGGTTATGCGATCGGCCCTCCATTAGGCGGTTGGGCAATGGATCAAAATGCTGTATTTGCTAATAGTTTTTGGTTGATTTTAGCGTTAAGTGTCACAATTTTAGTTGCTATTTTGCAGTATTTGAATTACATTTTCAAGCGTTAG
- a CDS encoding tetratricopeptide repeat protein: MKLFHQSITILGIVTLLGGISCLDVTAQTKPAPTESKPTQEESEKPAADTEKPTSGESEKPTPSSGSTPGRTQVVPAKPEVPEGSTPGTPTPTPTPTTTPTPTTTPTPGETPPAVPTPGNTQTTPKPGETQMSAEDYYRQGSVKADQRKYQEAIADYTQAIKLKPDYADAYVKRGIAYYFLKDYQKAIDDSTAALKIDPNHARALTNRGNAYDDLGQHEKAIADYNEAARIDPKDAKVFYNRGIAHNRMKDDKAAIQDYTQAIQLRADFAEAFFNRGVSYYNIKDNQAAIKDFQQAAELFKQQGNTKSATQAQEAVRSLQQLRPQTRN; the protein is encoded by the coding sequence ATGAAACTTTTTCACCAATCAATCACAATTTTAGGTATTGTCACTCTACTGGGTGGCATCTCTTGTTTAGATGTTACTGCACAAACAAAACCTGCCCCGACAGAATCTAAGCCAACCCAGGAAGAGTCAGAAAAACCTGCTGCTGATACAGAGAAACCAACTTCTGGAGAGTCGGAAAAGCCTACGCCTTCTTCTGGTTCTACGCCTGGAAGAACTCAAGTAGTTCCGGCTAAACCAGAAGTTCCTGAAGGTTCGACTCCTGGTACGCCCACGCCAACTCCAACTCCAACGACAACACCAACACCAACGACAACGCCAACTCCAGGCGAAACTCCACCAGCAGTTCCGACTCCGGGTAATACCCAGACAACTCCCAAACCTGGGGAAACACAAATGTCTGCGGAGGATTACTATCGTCAGGGTTCGGTTAAGGCGGATCAACGTAAATACCAAGAAGCGATCGCAGATTATACTCAGGCTATCAAGTTAAAACCTGATTATGCCGATGCTTATGTCAAGCGCGGGATTGCCTACTACTTTTTAAAAGATTACCAAAAGGCGATCGACGATAGCACCGCAGCATTGAAAATCGATCCAAATCATGCTAGAGCTTTAACTAATCGCGGGAATGCTTATGATGATTTAGGTCAACATGAAAAAGCCATCGCTGATTACAATGAAGCCGCACGCATTGACCCTAAAGATGCCAAAGTCTTTTACAATCGGGGCATTGCTCACAATAGAATGAAAGACGATAAAGCAGCGATTCAAGATTATACTCAGGCAATCCAACTGAGGGCAGATTTTGCTGAAGCATTTTTTAATCGTGGTGTGAGTTATTACAATATTAAAGATAATCAAGCCGCAATTAAGGATTTTCAGCAAGCAGCAGAACTGTTTAAACAACAGGGAAATACTAAATCTGCTACTCAAGCACAAGAGGCAGTGCGATCGCTTCAACAACTGCGTCCACAAACTCGTAACTAA
- a CDS encoding sucrose-phosphate phosphatase, translated as MAKFLFVTDLDNTLVGDDQALEELNKKLKQHRQEYDTKIVYTTGRSLTLYHKLTEEKHLLVPDALVTAVGTEIYFDLDDGPDPTWTEQMAIGWDRELVINTASHFADLTPQPETEQRPFKVSYFLAEVVAADVLSELEDLLQKRGLNVRLIYSGGKDLDIIPKRGNKGSAMQFLREKWEITPSQTVVCGDSGNDIALFSVDQEKGIIVGNAQPELLRWFEINPANYRYLAKSHYAAGILEGLYYFGFFE; from the coding sequence ATGGCTAAATTTTTATTTGTTACCGACTTGGATAACACCTTAGTCGGCGACGATCAAGCCTTAGAAGAACTTAATAAAAAGTTAAAACAACATCGTCAAGAATATGATACGAAAATTGTTTACACTACAGGACGATCGCTCACTCTTTACCACAAACTCACTGAAGAAAAACATTTGTTAGTTCCAGATGCTTTAGTTACTGCCGTAGGCACAGAAATTTATTTCGATCTTGATGATGGCCCCGATCCTACTTGGACAGAACAAATGGCGATCGGTTGGGATCGAGAATTAGTAATTAACACTGCTTCTCATTTTGCTGATTTAACTCCCCAACCAGAAACAGAACAACGCCCTTTTAAAGTTAGTTATTTTCTCGCAGAAGTTGTAGCAGCGGATGTACTTTCTGAGTTAGAAGATTTATTACAAAAACGCGGCTTAAATGTCAGATTAATTTACAGTGGCGGCAAAGATTTAGACATTATCCCTAAACGGGGGAACAAAGGTTCCGCAATGCAATTTTTGCGGGAAAAGTGGGAAATTACTCCCAGCCAAACCGTAGTTTGTGGTGATTCAGGAAATGATATTGCTTTGTTTAGTGTCGATCAAGAAAAAGGCATAATAGTGGGTAACGCCCAACCAGAATTATTGCGCTGGTTTGAAATTAATCCCGCTAATTATCGTTATTTAGCTAAATCACATTATGCGGCGGGAATTTTGGAAGGATTATATTATTTTGGCTTTTTTGAATGA
- the ruvA gene encoding Holliday junction branch migration protein RuvA — MIAYLKGTIASIYKVSGNRWTLILEVNSLAYELQVPSNLVQQLPEIGATAQIFTHFLIREDQAILYGFGSTAERDLFRQLISVSGIGAALAIALLDTLGLPDLVQAIVTGNIRALAKTPGVGNKTAERIALELKTKLSQWRTETGLSQSIPSGPSAAIIEDVEMTLLALGYTHNEVSKAIKAVSEDSLIAKSKNAEDWIRSAIAWLSQEVG, encoded by the coding sequence ATGATTGCCTATCTTAAAGGAACGATCGCCAGCATTTATAAAGTTAGTGGCAATCGCTGGACGCTAATTTTAGAGGTAAATTCTCTAGCTTATGAATTACAAGTTCCCTCTAATTTAGTTCAGCAATTGCCGGAAATTGGCGCAACAGCCCAAATTTTTACTCATTTTCTCATCAGAGAAGACCAAGCAATTTTATATGGTTTTGGTTCTACAGCGGAAAGAGATTTGTTTCGCCAATTAATTAGTGTTAGTGGAATTGGTGCCGCTTTAGCGATCGCACTTTTAGATACACTAGGATTACCAGATTTAGTCCAAGCAATTGTTACAGGTAATATTCGCGCTTTAGCAAAAACTCCCGGCGTAGGGAACAAAACCGCCGAACGGATTGCGTTAGAATTAAAAACTAAACTATCTCAATGGCGTACTGAAACCGGGCTTTCTCAATCTATTCCTTCAGGGCCTTCAGCAGCAATAATAGAAGACGTAGAAATGACTTTGTTAGCTTTAGGTTACACTCACAATGAAGTATCAAAAGCCATAAAAGCAGTTAGTGAAGATAGTTTAATTGCTAAAAGTAAGAATGCCGAAGATTGGATTAGAAGTGCGATCGCTTGGTTAAGTCAAGAAGTTGGCTAA
- a CDS encoding alpha-amylase family glycosyl hydrolase, which yields MSNFIEFKLFAPYNKGVALIGNFSNWEEIPMEKGKDGFFRTKVELKDGTYHYKFRVQSKSWFFEPDQWVDIVDPYATDIDDATQNGVIRIKDGEKIVDTYVWKHDDKPLPPDNALVIYEVHVADFSGGEPDRYVRGKYKHVIEKLDYLCELGINAIELMPVKEYPGDYSWGYNPRYFFATESSYGTTAELKALIDECHARGIRVFMDGIYNHSEASSPLTQIDHDYWYHHEPRDPDNNWGPEFNYEHYDENYQCYPARWFIGDVVRFWIQEYHIDGVRYDAARQIANYDFMHWITQEAKKTAGAKPFINIAEHIPETTSITNIDGPMDSCWHDSFRACIVEHICGDTFDLERLKDALDCKRQGFMGATNVVNYLTNHDHNHVLAELADREIFDEAAFKRRKLGAVLVMTAVGIPLLWMGEEFGEYKYKTIEPAKIDWGLLGNESNQNLFNYMKGLIHLRKNNHALYTENIDFFYENADDKVLAFCRWNDEGSRVVVVANFSDNFLADYQIPNFPATGTWHEWSYDYDVEVGDNGLVTDLGEYEAKVFVWH from the coding sequence ATGAGCAATTTCATCGAATTTAAATTATTTGCTCCCTATAACAAAGGTGTAGCTTTAATCGGTAACTTTTCTAATTGGGAAGAAATCCCAATGGAAAAAGGCAAAGATGGTTTCTTTCGCACTAAAGTAGAACTCAAAGATGGAACTTATCATTATAAATTTCGAGTCCAATCTAAATCATGGTTTTTTGAACCAGACCAATGGGTAGATATCGTCGATCCTTACGCCACAGACATAGATGATGCTACACAAAACGGGGTAATTCGGATTAAAGATGGCGAAAAAATTGTTGATACTTATGTGTGGAAACATGATGACAAACCATTACCCCCAGATAATGCCTTAGTAATTTATGAAGTGCACGTAGCAGACTTTTCCGGTGGCGAACCAGACCGTTATGTTAGGGGTAAATATAAGCACGTAATTGAAAAATTAGATTACCTTTGTGAATTGGGAATTAATGCGATCGAACTAATGCCAGTTAAAGAATATCCCGGCGATTATAGCTGGGGATATAACCCTCGTTACTTCTTTGCCACAGAATCTAGTTATGGTACAACCGCAGAACTAAAAGCCTTAATTGATGAATGCCATGCTAGAGGAATTAGAGTGTTTATGGACGGGATTTATAACCACTCCGAAGCATCAAGTCCATTAACTCAAATTGACCACGATTATTGGTATCATCATGAACCCCGCGACCCCGATAATAACTGGGGCCCAGAATTTAATTACGAACATTATGACGAAAATTACCAATGTTATCCCGCCCGTTGGTTTATTGGTGATGTAGTCAGATTTTGGATTCAAGAATATCATATTGACGGCGTTCGTTACGACGCAGCCAGACAAATTGCCAACTATGATTTCATGCACTGGATTACTCAAGAAGCGAAAAAAACCGCAGGTGCAAAACCATTTATTAACATTGCCGAACACATCCCCGAAACTACCAGTATTACCAATATAGACGGCCCGATGGACTCTTGTTGGCATGATAGTTTTCGCGCTTGTATTGTTGAACATATTTGTGGCGATACATTCGATTTAGAACGTCTCAAAGATGCTTTAGATTGCAAACGCCAAGGTTTTATGGGAGCAACAAATGTTGTTAATTACCTCACCAATCATGACCACAATCACGTACTTGCAGAATTAGCAGACCGAGAAATTTTTGATGAAGCAGCATTTAAACGCAGAAAATTAGGTGCAGTTTTAGTCATGACTGCTGTGGGAATTCCTTTGTTGTGGATGGGAGAAGAATTTGGTGAATACAAATACAAAACTATTGAACCCGCAAAAATTGATTGGGGTTTATTAGGTAACGAATCAAACCAAAACTTATTTAATTACATGAAAGGTCTGATTCATTTACGCAAAAATAATCATGCTCTTTATACTGAAAACATCGACTTTTTCTATGAAAATGCCGATGATAAAGTATTAGCTTTCTGTCGTTGGAATGATGAAGGTTCTCGCGTAGTCGTTGTCGCCAATTTCTCGGATAATTTCCTCGCTGATTACCAAATTCCGAACTTCCCAGCTACCGGAACTTGGCACGAATGGAGTTATGATTACGATGTAGAAGTTGGTGACAATGGTTTAGTTACCGATTTAGGTGAATACGAAGCAAAAGTCTTTGTTTGGCATTAA